A genome region from Anastrepha ludens isolate Willacy chromosome 3, idAnaLude1.1, whole genome shotgun sequence includes the following:
- the LOC128858351 gene encoding transcription initiation factor TFIID subunit 5, which yields MSNNSGTITNGGVAPPQEKRDLLALLKLIKKYNLKQTEELLCREANITNQELEEVNGIEINTLLTSALGDGHDHQNGLAASGIGGSGNDPEIYETAYADLRNFVEESLDIYKHELSMVLYPIVVQIYLKLIQGGFVEQARKFVEKYGPDLDHYYREDLQNLLMITKRSDLENNDFVSAMELDKFVIRMSRDSHSLFKRHIQDRKQEVIADIVAKYLHFDTYEGTARSKAQCDISNGSLFGEAKRQDNKIRVYYGLLKEVDYQTLTTPAPAMVEEEDDNDPDAPDKPKKKKPKKDPLFSKKSKSDPNAPASDRIPLPEMKDADKMEKVKALRESSKRVPLNKDSLPSVCFYTILNSHNTVTCAEISEDSTMMAVGFTDSSIKVWSLTPAKLREMKSAELLKDIDKDAEDINTRMMDDRTGEASRTFYGHNGPVYRCAFAPEKNLLLSCSEDTTIRLWSFHTWTCIVVYKGHLFPVWDVRFSPHGYYFASCSYDKTARLWTTDSNQPLRIFCGHLSDVDCVQFHPNSNYIASGSSDRTVRLWDVLNGQLVRQMCGHKGPIYTLAFSTCGRYLASGSSDHNVLVWDLSHGQLVASLLRHTGSIHTMSFSRDGNILAVGGLDCVLTLWDFSKLTEDYLAQSGASSHNPDLNDSETYLLRTFPTKSTPFLALHFTRRNLLLAVGMFKSS from the coding sequence atgagtAATAATAGCGGCACCATTACGAATGGTGGTGTTGCCCCACCTCAAGAGAAGCGTGACCTGTTGGCTCTTCTGAAGTTAATAAAGAAGTACAACCTCAAGCAAACAGAGGAGCTACTTTGTCGCGAAGCTAATATCACTAATCAAGAACTAGAAGAGGTAAATGGTATTGAAATAAATACTCTTCTGACCTCAGCTCTCGGTGATGGGCACGATCATCAAAATGGTTTGGCTGCTAGTGGCATTGGTGGTTCCGGCAATGATCCAGAAATATATGAAACGGCTTATGCGGATCTACGCAATTTCGTCGAAGAATCTTTAGACATTTACAAACATGAACTATCCATGGTTCTGTATCCTATAGTAGTGCAAATCTACTTAAAACTCATCCAAGGTGGTTTTGTAGAACAAGCacgaaaatttgtggaaaagtaTGGACCAGATTTAGATCACTATTATCGCGaggatttacaaaatttacttatgATAACAAAAAGGTCTGATTTAGAAAATAATGATTTCGTTTCTGCTATGGAATTAGACAAATTCGTGATACGGATGTCTCGTGACTCGCATTCCTTATTTAAACGACATATCCAAGATCGGAAACAAGAAGTGATAGCAGATATAGTTGCTAAATATTTGCACTTTGATACATATGAAGGAACAGCACGCAGTAAAGCTCAATGCGATATTAGCAATGGATCTTTATTTGGTGAGGCCAAGCGACAGGATAATAAAATTCGCGTTTATTATGGTCTTTTAAAAGAAGTGGATTATCAAACCTTGACGACGCCTGCCCCTGCTATGGTAGAGGAAGAGGATGATAATGATCCAGATGCACCAGACaagccaaaaaagaaaaaacccaaaaaggatccacttttttcgaaaaagtcAAAATCAGACCCAAATGCACCTGCCAGCGATCGAATTCCACTACCCGAAATGAAAGATGCCGACAAAATGGAAAAGGTGAAAGCCTTACGTGAATCTTCTAAACGCGTACCGCTTAATAAGGATTCACTTCCGTCCGTATGTTTTTATACAATACTCAACTCGCATAACACAGTTACATGCGCCGAAATATCGGAAGATTCCACTATGATGGCTGTAGGTTTTACAGATTCCAGCATCAAAGTTTGGTCACTTACCCCGGCAAAATTGCGAGAAATGAAAAGCGCCGAGTTGCTCAAAGATATCGACAAAGACGCTGAAGATATCAATACTCGTATGATGGATGACCGTACAGGCGAGGCATCCCGTACCTTCTATGGTCACAATGGCCCTGTTTACCGTTGTGCTTTTGCCCCAGAGAAAAATTTACTTCTCTCCTGCTCCGAAGATACTACCATTCGCCTATGGTCATTTCACACATGGACATGTATAGTGGTGTACAAGGGTCATCTTTTTCCAGTATGGGATGTGCGTTTCTCACCGCATGGCTATTATTTCGCTTCTTGTTCATACGATAAAACCGCGCGACTTTGGACTACGGACTCAAATCAGCCATTACGAATATTTTGTGGTCATCTCTCCGATGTTGATTGTGTTCAGTTTCATCCGAATTCTAATTACATAGCTAGCGGTTCGAGTGACCGTACGGTTCGATTATGGGATGTTTTGAATGGGCAACTAGTGCGACAAATGTGCGGTCATAAGGGGCCGATTTATACCTTGGCTTTCTCCACTTGTGGGCGATATTTAGCATCTGGCTCATCAGATCACAATGTACTTGTATGGGACTTATCACACGGCCAACTAGTTGCTTCACTGTTGCGACATACAGGCTCAATACACACGATGTCTTTCAGTCGAGATGGAAATATACTTGCTGTTGGTGGATTGGATTGTGTTTTGACTTTGTGGGACTTTTCAAAACTCACGGAAGATTATTTAGCGCAAAGCGGTGCGTCTTCACATAATCCTGACCTTAACGACAGTGAAACATATTTGCTGCGCACATTCCCGACCAAATCAACACCCTTCCTGGCGCTGCATTTTACGCGTCGCAACCTGCTCCTAGCTGTTGGAATGTTTAAGTCATCCTAA